From the Candidatus Dormiibacterota bacterium genome, one window contains:
- the ispG gene encoding flavodoxin-dependent (E)-4-hydroxy-3-methylbut-2-enyl-diphosphate synthase, with amino-acid sequence MKARRKSVPVRVGDVVIGGAAEIVVQSMTKADTRDVKATLNEIARLKDANCRIVRVAVPTKEAALAMVEIKKASPLPIIADIHYDAPLALMALEAGVDGLRLNPGNIKDPEKVKEITRRAKEREIPIRIGVNAGSLPGRPKEGAGVRPPIDEVVAAMVNAALGHIHILESLDFNLIKVSMKASDPPTMIAANRAIADKISYPLHLGVTEAGPPRTGAVKSAVGIGVLLEEGIGDTIRVSLAGDSVEEVEVGYGIVSALAEKLTGPNLIACPMCGRLEIDMLPMVAEVEKALKRIKRPINVSVMGCVVNGPGEGQHADIGIAGGKNKGILFKHGKIVGTFPEKELVPALLRELDAIAKEDEQKLAS; translated from the coding sequence ATGAAAGCACGCCGCAAGTCGGTCCCGGTTCGCGTCGGTGACGTCGTCATCGGCGGCGCTGCCGAAATCGTGGTGCAATCGATGACCAAGGCCGACACGCGAGACGTCAAAGCGACGCTCAACGAGATCGCTCGCCTGAAGGATGCGAATTGCCGCATCGTTCGTGTCGCGGTCCCCACCAAGGAGGCGGCCCTGGCGATGGTGGAGATCAAGAAAGCGTCGCCACTGCCGATCATCGCCGACATTCATTACGATGCCCCGCTAGCGCTGATGGCGCTGGAGGCCGGCGTGGACGGACTGCGGCTCAACCCGGGCAACATCAAGGACCCGGAGAAGGTCAAGGAGATCACCCGCCGCGCCAAGGAGCGGGAGATCCCGATCCGGATCGGCGTCAACGCCGGGTCACTGCCCGGTAGGCCCAAGGAAGGGGCGGGTGTGCGCCCACCGATCGACGAGGTGGTGGCCGCCATGGTCAACGCCGCACTCGGGCACATCCACATCCTGGAATCGCTCGACTTCAACCTGATCAAGGTCTCGATGAAGGCCTCGGATCCGCCCACCATGATCGCCGCCAACCGGGCGATCGCGGATAAGATCTCGTACCCACTGCACCTCGGCGTCACCGAGGCCGGTCCGCCCCGCACCGGCGCGGTCAAGAGCGCCGTTGGGATCGGCGTACTGCTCGAAGAGGGCATCGGCGACACCATCCGCGTCTCCCTGGCGGGCGACTCGGTTGAGGAAGTCGAGGTCGGCTACGGCATCGTCAGCGCGCTGGCCGAAAAGCTGACGGGGCCCAACCTGATCGCCTGCCCGATGTGCGGCCGCCTCGAGATCGACATGCTGCCGATGGTGGCCGAGGTGGAGAAGGCGCTGAAGAGGATCAAGCGGCCGATCAACGTCTCGGTGATGGGCTGCGTCGTCAACGGCCCTGGCGAAGGCCAGCACGCCGACATCGGCATCGCTGGCGGCAAGAACAAGGGCATCCTCTTCAAGCACGGCAAGATCGTCGGCACCTTCCCCGAAAAAGAACTGGTGCCCGCGTTGCTGCGCGAGCTGGACGCCATCGCCAAGGAAGACGAGCAGAAGCTCGCCTCGTAA
- the proS gene encoding proline--tRNA ligase codes for MADDDKPQSGFVKDIRKQSQDFPGWYIDVVRKAQLADNSPVAGTMIIRPYGYALWENIRDPLDGLIKETGHENWYFPALIPLSFLQREKDHVAGFEPEFQLVTKGGGKDLEEPLVLRPTSETMIATVLRDYIQSYRDLPVLTNQWNNVFRWELRTRFFLRTREFLWQEGHTFHETAAEAEEEVAKMLDCYRRIAEEWCAIPVLTGRKSESEKFAGAQYSTAIEGMMMDGKALQMGTSHYFGENFTRAYDLTFTGRTNERQYPHSTSWGMSTRMVGAVVMAHGDDFGLQLPPRIAPVQVIVIPIFRGDTERSQIESALQPVLADLEDIRVKVDWRDERPGFKFNEWELKGVPLRIELGPRDLAKAEATVVRRLNRIKQTVPLSELGVAVPAMLEEIQAALFTRAREFREAHTVRLDSLDAMVRFFESSIGFAVTPWCGREDDERTVKDRTTATTRVILPGSGLAGQRCAVCDRPAAMEVAWGKAY; via the coding sequence ATGGCTGACGACGACAAGCCACAATCCGGCTTTGTCAAGGACATTCGCAAGCAGTCGCAGGACTTTCCTGGCTGGTACATCGACGTCGTTCGCAAGGCGCAGCTGGCGGACAACTCGCCCGTCGCCGGGACCATGATCATTCGCCCTTATGGCTACGCGCTGTGGGAAAACATTCGGGATCCGCTCGATGGCTTGATCAAGGAAACCGGGCACGAAAATTGGTACTTCCCGGCGCTGATTCCCCTGAGCTTCCTGCAGAGAGAGAAGGACCACGTCGCGGGCTTCGAGCCCGAATTTCAGCTCGTCACCAAGGGAGGCGGCAAGGACCTCGAGGAACCCCTGGTCCTGCGGCCGACGTCCGAAACGATGATCGCGACCGTGTTGCGCGATTACATCCAGTCCTACCGCGACCTCCCGGTGCTCACGAATCAGTGGAACAACGTCTTTCGCTGGGAGCTGCGCACCCGATTCTTCCTGCGGACCCGCGAGTTCCTCTGGCAGGAAGGCCATACCTTCCACGAAACGGCGGCGGAGGCCGAGGAAGAGGTCGCGAAGATGCTCGACTGCTATCGCCGCATCGCCGAGGAGTGGTGCGCGATCCCGGTGCTGACCGGTCGCAAGTCCGAAAGTGAGAAGTTCGCCGGTGCCCAGTACTCAACCGCGATCGAGGGCATGATGATGGACGGCAAGGCACTCCAGATGGGCACCTCGCACTACTTCGGTGAGAACTTCACCCGTGCCTACGACCTGACCTTTACGGGCCGCACCAACGAGCGCCAGTACCCACACTCGACCAGCTGGGGCATGTCCACGCGAATGGTAGGCGCCGTCGTCATGGCGCACGGCGACGACTTCGGCCTGCAATTGCCGCCCCGGATCGCGCCTGTGCAGGTCATCGTCATCCCGATTTTCCGGGGCGATACCGAGCGGAGCCAAATCGAAAGCGCGCTCCAGCCCGTCCTTGCCGACCTGGAAGACATCCGTGTCAAGGTTGACTGGCGCGACGAGCGGCCGGGATTCAAGTTCAACGAGTGGGAGTTGAAGGGTGTTCCGCTGCGGATCGAGCTCGGTCCACGCGACCTGGCCAAAGCGGAGGCCACGGTTGTCCGCCGGTTGAACCGAATCAAGCAAACCGTCCCGTTGAGCGAGCTGGGCGTCGCCGTCCCGGCGATGCTCGAGGAGATTCAGGCAGCGCTCTTCACACGAGCTCGCGAATTCCGCGAGGCGCACACGGTCAGGCTCGATTCGCTCGACGCCATGGTGCGTTTCTTCGAGAGCTCGATCGGGTTCGCCGTCACCCCGTGGTGCGGCCGGGAAGACGACGAGCGCACGGTCAAGGACCGGACGACCGCCACCACCCGCGTGATCCTGCCGGGGTCCGGTCTCGCCGGCCAGCGCTGTGCGGTTTGCGACCGTCCCGCCGCCATGGAAGTGGCCTGGGGAAAGGCCTACTGA